The DNA region CGCTTTCCCTTGAAATTGGGGGAGTTTGTGTCTGCTCGCCGGTGAATGCGGGGTATACGCCCCGCTATGGCGATCCATATCGGAACCTCGGGGTGGTCCTACGACCACTGGAACGGCGAGCTCTACGAGCCGGGTCTGCCCAAGTCAAAACGGTTGTGGCGCTATACCCAAGAGTTCGACACCGTCGAACTCAACACCAGCTTCTATCACTGGCCGCGCGCCACCGCGTTCGCCCGGTGGCGCGACGAATTGCCCAGCGGCTTCATGATGACGGTCAAGGCACCGCGTGGGCTGACCCATGCCCGGCGACTTCGCAACCCCGAGGTGTGGATCGAACGGATCGCCGACAGCTGGCCCGAACTCGGTGACCGCCGGGCCGCGCTGCTAGTGCAACTGCATCCCGCACAGCAGCGCGACGACCCGCGACTGGAGTACTTCCTGAGCCTGCTGCCGGCCGCGACCACGGTCGCGATCGAACTGCGCCACCCGTCGTGGGACGCCCCGGAGGTCTACGAACTGCTGGAACGGTACGGGGCGGCGTATGTGGTGATGAGCGGGGCGGGCATGCCGTGCGTGCTGCGGGCCACCGCCGACTTGGTCTACGTGCGGTTGCACGGCCCGGATGACGCCGATCTGTACGCGGGTTCCTACAGCGCCGCGGACCTGCAGTGGTGGGCGCAGCGCATCGACGAGTGGGAGCGCCAGGGCCGGGACGTGTTGGTCTACTTCAACAACGACGGCAGTGGCAACGCGGTGCGCAACGCCCGGGATCTGCGGGCATTGCTGGACAGTTAGGCCGGTGCGGCGTCGCGCAGCGCGCTCAGCAGCGGCTGCGCCGCCTCCTCGAGGAACCGGTCCTGGCTCTCGTCACCGATCTGGACCACCGCGATGTCGGTGAAGCCCGCCTCCCAGTAGGCGCTCATGGCGTCGACGATGGCCTCGAGGTCGGGCCCGCACGGGATGGACTGCGCCACGTCCTCGGGCCGCACGAACTGGGTGGCCCCCGCGAAACCCGCCGGCGTCGGCAGGTCGGCGTTGACGTCCCAGCCGCCGGCGAACCACCTGAACTGCTCGTGGGCCCGTTGCACGGCTGCGTCCCGGTCGGGGTCCCAGCAGATCGGGATCTGCCCGACCACGCGGGATTCGCCCGGCAATCCGTACCCGTGCCGGGTGTCATGCCACGAGCGCACCAAGTCGGCCTCGGGTTGCACCGCGATCAGGTGATCGGCCAGCGGCGCGAACGCCTCGACCGATTTGTCGCCGGACACCGCGGTCGCGATCGCCACCGGAATCTCGGGCAGATCCCACAGCCGGGCCGAGTCCACCTCGTAGTAGGTGCCCTTGTAGTCGACGAGTTCGCCGCCGAACAACTCCCGGATGATCCGGGTCGCCTCCCGCAGCATGTCGTGCCGTCGCTTGATCGTGGGCCAGCCCTTGCCGACCACATGCTCGTTGAGGTTCTCACCGCTGCCCAGGCCGAGGGTGAAGCGTCCGTCGGCCAGGATCTGCAGCGTGGCGGCCTGCTGCGCCACCACCGCCGGGTGATAGCGCATGGTCGGGCAGGTCACGTAGGTGAACAATTCGACCTGTTCGGTGACCTGGGCGACCGCACCGAGGGACACCCACGCGTTGGGCGCGTGCCCCTGCGTCGTCAACCACGGCGAGTAGTGGTCGCTGCAGACCTCGAAGTCGAAACCCGCCTGCTCCGCCGAAATGGCGTACCGGACAAGGTCTTTGGGTCCACTCTGTTCGGTGAACAAGGTATATCCGAACCGGGTCATGTTCGTTCGGATACCCGCGCTTCGCCGCGGTAAACAGCATCCTCAGAGCAGTCCGGACGCCAGGCGCAGGTCCGACACCAGGGCCTCGAAGGCCGCGTCCCGCCGGTCGGCCGGGCCTCGCAGGACCGACGAGGGGTGTGGGGTGGCGAGAGCGGGCGTGTTCTCGGGGAGCCGCAGCACTTCACCACGGTGCGCGGTCAGGCGGAAATCGTTGCCCAGCAACGCCTTCGCCGCGGTGGCCCCCAACAAGACCACGACCTCCGGCTCCACCGCGGTGAGCTCGGCGAACAGCCAGGGTCGGCAGGCCACCACCTCGGTGCGCGACGGTGTCTGATGGATGCGGCGCTTGCTGCCCGCGGCCCGCTTGAATTTGAAGTGCTTCACGGCGTTGGTTACGTACACCTCCTCGCGGTTCACCTCGGCGGCAAGCAGTGCCTTGTCCAGCAGCCGGCCCGCCGGGCCGACGAATGGCTGCCCGGCCCGATCCTCCTGATCACCGGGCTGCTCGCCCACCAGCATCAGCCGCGCCGAGGCCGGACCGGCGCCGAACACCGTCTGCTCGGCGTCGCGGTACAGCTCGCAGCCCCGGCACCCGCGCGCGGCGTCGGCCAACGTCGTGAGGTCACCGGATTCGGGGACGAACTGCTGCGCTCCGCGGGCCGCCATGGCTTGCGGTTACCCGGATCGTCGCCCGCCTATCCGTCGCGAGCGTGCGCTGTCCCGCGGATTTGGTCGGCGTGTCGGCCGGGGACACGCCCGCTCGCGGGAAAGGGGGGACCCGCTACGGGTCAGTCGAACATCTCCCGGAGCTCGCGCTTGAGGATCTTGCCGGTGGGGTTGCGCGGCAGCTCGTCGAGGAATATCACCTCGCGGGGCACCTTGTAGCGCGCCAGGTTGGTTTTGACGTACTCCTTGATCGCGGCCTCGTCGATGGTGGCGCCATCGGCCTTGACCACGAACGCGCGCAGCCGGTGGCCCCAATCCTTGTCCTCCACGCCCAGCGCCGTAGCCTCGACGACCTCGGGGTGTCCGCTGATGAGGTCCTCGATCTCGGCCGGGAACACGTTCTCACCGCCGGAGACGATCATCTCGTCGTCGCGGCCGCTGACGTAGAGCAGACCGTCCTCGTCGAAGTAACCGACGTCGCCGGAGGACATCAGGCCGTCGATGATCTGCTTGCCGCCGCCGCCGGTGTAGCCCTCGAACGGGAAGGTGTTGC from Mycolicibacterium sp. MU0053 includes:
- a CDS encoding DUF72 domain-containing protein — encoded protein: MAIHIGTSGWSYDHWNGELYEPGLPKSKRLWRYTQEFDTVELNTSFYHWPRATAFARWRDELPSGFMMTVKAPRGLTHARRLRNPEVWIERIADSWPELGDRRAALLVQLHPAQQRDDPRLEYFLSLLPAATTVAIELRHPSWDAPEVYELLERYGAAYVVMSGAGMPCVLRATADLVYVRLHGPDDADLYAGSYSAADLQWWAQRIDEWERQGRDVLVYFNNDGSGNAVRNARDLRALLDS
- a CDS encoding LLM class F420-dependent oxidoreductase, yielding MTRFGYTLFTEQSGPKDLVRYAISAEQAGFDFEVCSDHYSPWLTTQGHAPNAWVSLGAVAQVTEQVELFTYVTCPTMRYHPAVVAQQAATLQILADGRFTLGLGSGENLNEHVVGKGWPTIKRRHDMLREATRIIRELFGGELVDYKGTYYEVDSARLWDLPEIPVAIATAVSGDKSVEAFAPLADHLIAVQPEADLVRSWHDTRHGYGLPGESRVVGQIPICWDPDRDAAVQRAHEQFRWFAGGWDVNADLPTPAGFAGATQFVRPEDVAQSIPCGPDLEAIVDAMSAYWEAGFTDIAVVQIGDESQDRFLEEAAQPLLSALRDAAPA
- a CDS encoding UdgX family uracil-DNA binding protein (This protein belongs to the uracil DNA glycosylase superfamily, members of which act in excision repair of DNA. However, it belongs more specifically to UdgX branch, whose founding member was found to bind uracil in DNA (where it does not belong), without cleaving it, appears to promote DNA repair by a pathway involving RecA, rather than base excision.) encodes the protein MAARGAQQFVPESGDLTTLADAARGCRGCELYRDAEQTVFGAGPASARLMLVGEQPGDQEDRAGQPFVGPAGRLLDKALLAAEVNREEVYVTNAVKHFKFKRAAGSKRRIHQTPSRTEVVACRPWLFAELTAVEPEVVVLLGATAAKALLGNDFRLTAHRGEVLRLPENTPALATPHPSSVLRGPADRRDAAFEALVSDLRLASGLL